One segment of Egicoccus sp. AB-alg2 DNA contains the following:
- a CDS encoding DinB family protein gives MATDDAYDPPDTGSETELLLGFLGFLREAVIAKVADLSEHDARRPMLPSGWHLAGLLAHLTDVERSWRDTVVDGLPDAAPEVADDPQAGWRVADDTTVADLVAAYREEGRRTASRFADADLDAPTALDRSPHSLRWVLIHLVEETARHAGHADAARELLDGRTGE, from the coding sequence GTCGGAGACCGAGCTGCTCCTGGGCTTCCTCGGCTTCCTTCGCGAGGCGGTCATCGCCAAGGTGGCCGACCTGTCCGAGCATGACGCGCGACGTCCGATGCTGCCCAGTGGCTGGCACCTCGCGGGGCTGCTCGCGCACCTGACCGACGTTGAACGGTCCTGGCGCGACACCGTGGTGGACGGCCTGCCGGACGCCGCACCCGAGGTGGCCGACGACCCGCAGGCCGGCTGGCGCGTGGCCGACGACACGACCGTGGCGGACCTGGTGGCGGCCTACCGCGAAGAAGGACGGCGCACCGCGTCGAGGTTCGCCGACGCCGACCTCGACGCGCCGACGGCGCTCGACCGCTCGCCGCACTCGCTGCGCTGGGTGCTGATCCACCTCGTCGAGGAGACGGCCCGCCACGCCGGCCACGCCGACGCGGCCCGTGAACTGCTGGACGGCCGCACCGGCGAGTGA